From the genome of Sander lucioperca isolate FBNREF2018 chromosome 1, SLUC_FBN_1.2, whole genome shotgun sequence, one region includes:
- the LOC116052677 gene encoding protocadherin alpha-8-like, with the protein MAITDIKGQWLDVWISFCLALLIVTNLKGISAQIRYSIQEEVKLGTAVGNVAKDLGLDMGRLTDRNLRVISGTKQDLFKVNPRDGVLLVNERIDREELCVKTAPCITNLKAVVENPLEMHQIIVEILDVNDNSPRFPEENYTLEVLESAIVGSRFQMEGAHDLDAGLNSLQSYKLNHNQYFRLEIEEFGEDGKVPFLILQRPLDREHVAQHWLLLTANDGGKPSKSGTINITVIVSDVNDNSPKCDKQKYTITIKENAPAGTFLLTVNASDSDEGMNSLIEYSLRSKLRRLSSEPFDLNSSTGTLILKDGLDYEEKQVYEMKVLAADKGAVSLSTHCNVVVRVEDVNDNKPEIDITSLSSRIPEDAPPGTVVALMDVTDLDSGVNGQVVCSVPGHLPFDLNPSPDGQSYSLVTKDYLDKETMHIYNITITAKDLGSPALSSTKVIQVDVLDVNDNSPLFTESPYIFYVPENKKAGISICSVSARDADGGENAEVTYSLDRKIPGPTVTSFLNINEADGTISALKGFDFETLKTFQFQVVATDSGTPSLSSNVTVNVFILDQNDNAPVILYPVSSNGSAEGVEEIPRNVNAGHLVTKVRAYDADIGYNGWLLFSLQEVTDHSLFGLDRYTGQIRTLRSFTETDEAEHKLVILVKDNGNVSLSATATVVVKVVEPKEAFAASDVKSATKNEEENNVTFYLMITLGSVSTLFLISIIVLIAMQCSKTTDYTSKYLQETNYDGTLCHSIQYRSGDKRYMLVGPRMSIGSTIVPGSHANTLVLPDRRGTSGEVRLEKRFIQYVYKHTILCFCFA; encoded by the coding sequence atggCGATAACGGACATCAAAGGACAATGGCTGGATGTGTGGATTTCTTTTTGTCTGGCTCTGCTGATTGTGACTAATTTGAAAGGAATCTCTGCTCAGATACGATATTCAATTCAGGAAGAAGTCAAATTAGGCACGGCAGTTGGAAATGTGGCCAAAGACCTTGGATTAGATATGGGACGATTGACGGATAGGAATCTTCGTGTCATTTCAGGAACAAAGCAGGATTTGTTTAAGGTAAATCCGAGAGATGGAGTTTTGTTAGTCAACGAGAGAATAGACAGGGAGGAGCTGTGTGTAAAAACGGCTCCATGCATCACAAATCTGAAAGCAGTTGTAGAAAATCCTCTCGAGATGCACCAAATAATAGTTGAAATACTCGATGTAAACGACAATTCTCCGAGATTTCCAGAAGAAAACTACACATTAGAAGTGCTAGAGTCCGCAATAGTTGGTTCTCGATTTCAAATGGAAGGAGCACACGACTTAGATGCTGGTTTGAATTCCTTACAATCATATAAGCTCAACcataaccagtattttcgcctgGAAATCGAAGAATTTGGGGAGGATGGAAAGGTTCCATTTCTCATCTTACAGCGACCTTTGGATAGAGAACACGTCGCTCAACACTGGTTACTTTTAACAGCTAATGATGGAGGTAAACCTTCGAAATCTGGTACTATTAATATCACTGTCATTGTGTCTGATGTAAATGACAACTCACCCAAGTGTGATAAACAGAAATACACCATAACAATAAAGGAAAACGCACCTGCAGGGACATTTCTGCTGACAGTAAATGCATCTGACTCAGATGAGGGGATGAACAGTTTGATTGAATATTCTTTACGGAGTAAACTTAGAAGACTTTCATCTGAACCGTTTGATTTAAATAGCAGCACTGGCACACTTATATTGAAAGACGGCCTTGATTACGAGGAAAAGCAAGTCTATGAAATGAAGGTACTGGCTGCGGACAAAGGTGCTGTGTCTCTCTCCACACACTGCAACGTGGTTGTTAGAGTTGAAGACGTGAACGATAATAAACCCGAAATAGACATCACATCCCTTTCAAGTCGCATTCCAGAGGATGCACCTCCTGGCACGGTGGTGGCGTTGATGGATGTGACGGACCTTGACTCAGGTGTGAACGGACAGGTGGTCTGCAGTGTGCCCGGCCATTTACCTTTTGACTTAAATCCATCCCCGGACGGACAGTCATACTCTTTGGTCACGAAGGACTACCTAGATAAGGAAACCAtgcatatatataatattacaaTAACGGCTAAGGATTTAGGGAGCCCCGCCCTGTCATCTACGAAGGTAATACAGGTAGATGTGCTAGATGTTAATGACAATAGTCCTTTGTTCACTGAAAGCCCATATATTTTTTATGTGCCTGAAAACAAGAAGGCTGGAATTTCAATTTGTTCAGTGAGCGCAAGAGATGCTGATGGAGGCGAAAATGCGGAAGTCACATATTCACTCGACAGGAAGATTCCAGGACCCACTGTAACTTCTTTTTTGAATATAAATGAAGCCGATGGCACCATTTCCGCGCTAAAAGGTTTTGACTTTGAAACACTGAAAACTTTCCAGTTCCAAGTTGTTGCCACAGATTCTGGAACTCCGTCACTAAGCAGCAACGTCACAGTGAACGTGTTCATTCTGGATCAGAACGACAACGCTCCAGTCATCCTGTATCCAGTCAGCTCTAACGGTTCTGctgaaggtgtggaggagaTTCCCCGCAATGTGAACGCAGGACACTTGGTGACTAAAGTCAGAGCCTATGACGCTGATATAGGATATAACGGCTGGTTACTGTTTTCACTGCAGGAAGTTACTGACCACAGTCTCTTTGGTTTGGACCGCTATACAGGACAGATCAGAACACTTCGCTCATTCACAGAGACAGACGAAGCTGAGCATAAACTGGTCATACTGGTGAAAGACAATGGGAACGTTTCACTCTCAGCAACAGCTACTGTGGTTGTCAAAGTTGTGGAGCCCAAAGAGGCTTTTGCTGCTTCTGATGTTAAAAGTGCAACAAAGAATGAGGAGGAGaataatgtgactttttaccTGATGATAACTTTGGGCTCAGTTTCAACACTTTTTCTCATCAGTATCATCGTGCTGATTGCAATGCAGTGCTCCAAAACCACAGACTATACTTCTAAATATCTACAAGAGACTAATTATGATGGGACACTGTGTCACAGCATCCAGTACAGATCTGGAGACAAACGGTACATGCTAGTAGGACCCAGAATGAGTATAGGATCTACTATAGTCCCGGGCAGCCATGCGAATACACTAGTGCTCCCTGACAGGAGAGGGACATCTGGAGAGGTAAGACTTGAAAAACGTTTTATACAATATGTTTACAAACATACAATTCTGTGTTTTTGCTTTGCTTAA
- the LOC116052495 gene encoding protocadherin alpha-C2-like isoform X1 codes for MNTVSTVTHYSVPEEMEEGSVVANLATDLGLDVKTLKERKMRVDVVGNKKYIEINKDTGELFIFERIDRELLCRLKTCFLKLDATIENPIRMFNIEVEITDINDNAPHFRRGTMHLDISESSPVGERFSLNNAADPDVGTNSVKNYHLSSSEHFSIEIQTGRDGTKFADLILKKALDREQQAVHNLILTAVDGGVPTRTGTASIIVRVLDVNDNAPSFDKDIYIIDVMENSPIGSLVVKLNATDLDEGSNSDIVYSYSLYTSERTQQMFNLNPENGEIRVKEMINYEDLKLYEMEVIASDKGPNSLSGQCKLTIQVTDMNDNHPEISIKSFQSPIKENEPIDTVIAVVSVSDKDSGNNGVVDLHIPDNMPFKLRESSDNYYELVVSEPLDREKVPEYDITFTVTDRGSPPLSDNETMTLELLDVNDNVPQFPQSFYTIRVMENNAPGALLSSLTAFDPDLHENQYLVYFILEKEIANTSMSMLFSINPENGNLYALKTFDYEIEKEFLFHIEARDSGSPPLSSNVTVHIIVVDQNDNAPVIVSPWRAHGSVVEEKIPRSTDKGSLVAKVIALDTDSVHNSRITYQFLQVTDATLFSLDQYNGEIRTMRMFSYRDPRHQRLVVVAKDNGEPALSATVTIKLSTVETVVKAYSDMTEVPLEYDIFSDLNLYLVIGLGSVSFLLLITILVTIVLKCQKPKPSKAAPPCRNSVISERNSTIADSTLVSNDAYWYSLFLAETRKGKLVVRQPVPKGSRYIVSSLPRGTGLTDTSDSAASTLQGSTSSSSGST; via the exons ATGAACACGGTATCTACCGTCACCCATTATTCTGTTCCCGAAGAAATGGAGGAAGGCTCTGTCGTTGCTAATTTAGCAACTGATTTGGGATTAGACGTGAAGACGctaaaggaaaggaaaatgcGCGTAGACGTTGTAGGCAATAAGAAATATATCGAAATCAACAAAGACACAGGAGAACTGTTTATCTTTGAAAGGATAGACAGAGAGTTGTTATGCCGCTTGAAGACGTGCTTTCTGAAATTAGACGCTACAATTGAAAATCCAATACGGATGTTTAATATTGAGGTGGAAATCACGGATATTAACGACAACGCTCCTCATTTTCGACGGGGGACGATGCACCTGGACATCTCTGAATCAAGCCCCGTTGGAGAGAGATTCTCATTGAATAATGCTGCAGATCCAGATGTTGGAACGAATTCTGTGAAAAATTACCATCTGAGCTCAAGTGAACATTTCTCCATTGAAATTCAGACCGGGCGAGATGGGACAAAGTTTGCTGACTTGATTCTGAAAAAAGCTTTAGATAGAGAGCAGCAGGCTGTTCATAATCTAATACTCACTGCTGTGGACGGTGGAGTTCCCACGCGCACAGGTACAGCCAGCATCATTGTTCGCGTGCTTGATGTGAACGACAACGCCCCTTCATTTGACAAAGACATATATATCATAGATGTAATGGAGAACTCCCCGATTGGCAGTCTAGTAGTAAAACTAAACGCCACTGATTTAGATGAAGGCTCAAATTCCGACATTGTTTATTCATATAGTTTATATACATCAGAGAGAACACAACAGATGTTTAACTTGAATccagaaaatggtgaaatcAGAGTGAAAGAGATGATAAATTATGAAGATTTAAAGCTTTATGAAATGGAGGTTATTGCCAGTGATAAGGGGCCTAACTCCTTATCTGGACAGTGTAAACTGACAATACAGGTGACAGATATGAATGACAACCACCCAGAAATATCCATCAAATCATTTCAGAgtccaataaaagaaaatgaaccAATAGACACAGTGATAGCAGTAGTTAGTGTCAGTGATAAAGACTCAGGTAACAATGGAGTGGTTGATCTTCATATTCCAGATAATATGCCTTTCAAACTGAGGGAGTCCTCTGATAACTATTATGAATTAGTAGTGTCAGAGCCATTAGACCGTGAGAAGGTTCCAGAATATGACATCACGTTCACTGTGACAGACAGAGGTTCTCCTCCTTTATCTGACAATGAAACTATGACGTTAGAGCTGCTGGATGTTAATGACAATGTCCCACAGTTCCCTCAGTCATTTTATACCATACGTGTAATGGAGAATAACGCACCTGGGGCCTTGCTCAGCTCCCTCACTGCGTTTGACCCTGACCTCCATGAAAACCAGTATCTAGTTTATTTCATCCTAGAGAAGGAGATAGCCAACACCTCCATGTCCATGCTGTTCTCCATCAATCCAGAGAACGGTAATCTTTACGCACTAAAAACGTTTGACTATGAGATCGAGAAGGAGTTTCTTTTCCACATCGAGGCCAGAGACTCTGGCTCTCCTCCACTCAGCAGTAACGTGACGGTCCACATCATCGTTGTGGACCAGAACGACAACGCTCCGGTTATTGTCTCTCCGTGGCGCGCGCACGGCTCGGTGGTGGAGGAAAAGATCCCCAGATCCACCGATAAAGGCTCTCTGGTTGCCAAGGTGATAGCCTTAGACACCGACTCGGTGCACAACTCTCGGATTACCTACCAGTTCCTCCAGGTGACTGACGCCACCTTGTTCAGTCTGGACCAGTACAACGGAGAGATCCGGACTATGAGGATGTTCAGTTACAGAGACCCGCGCCACCAGCGACTGGTTGTTGTTGCCAAGGACAACGGGGAGCCTGCTCTCTCTGCTACAGTCACCATCAAGCTGTCCACAGTGGAGACTGTCGTTAAGGCCTACTCTGACATGACTGAGGTACCTCTGGAATATGACATCTTTTCAGACCTAAACCTGTATTTGGTCATCGGTCTGGGCTCGGTGTCGTTTCTCCTGCTGATCACCATATTGGTCACCATCGTGCTCAAGTGTCAGAAACCCAAGCCCAGCAAAGCGGCTCCTCCCTGCAGGAACAGTGTGATCAGTGAGAGGAACTCCACCATCGCAGATTCCACTCTGGTCTCCAACGATGCCTACTGGTACAGTCTGTTTCTAGCAGAGACCAGGAAAGGAAAGCTGGTGGTTAGACAGCCTGTGCCAAAGGGCTCCAGATACATCGTGTCCAGTTTACCAAGAGGCACAGGACTGACAGACACTAGTGACTCAGCAGCTTCTACCCTGCAG GGttccaccagcagcagcagcggttCAACATAA
- the LOC116052495 gene encoding protocadherin alpha-C2-like isoform X2 produces MNTVSTVTHYSVPEEMEEGSVVANLATDLGLDVKTLKERKMRVDVVGNKKYIEINKDTGELFIFERIDRELLCRLKTCFLKLDATIENPIRMFNIEVEITDINDNAPHFRRGTMHLDISESSPVGERFSLNNAADPDVGTNSVKNYHLSSSEHFSIEIQTGRDGTKFADLILKKALDREQQAVHNLILTAVDGGVPTRTGTASIIVRVLDVNDNAPSFDKDIYIIDVMENSPIGSLVVKLNATDLDEGSNSDIVYSYSLYTSERTQQMFNLNPENGEIRVKEMINYEDLKLYEMEVIASDKGPNSLSGQCKLTIQVTDMNDNHPEISIKSFQSPIKENEPIDTVIAVVSVSDKDSGNNGVVDLHIPDNMPFKLRESSDNYYELVVSEPLDREKVPEYDITFTVTDRGSPPLSDNETMTLELLDVNDNVPQFPQSFYTIRVMENNAPGALLSSLTAFDPDLHENQYLVYFILEKEIANTSMSMLFSINPENGNLYALKTFDYEIEKEFLFHIEARDSGSPPLSSNVTVHIIVVDQNDNAPVIVSPWRAHGSVVEEKIPRSTDKGSLVAKVIALDTDSVHNSRITYQFLQVTDATLFSLDQYNGEIRTMRMFSYRDPRHQRLVVVAKDNGEPALSATVTIKLSTVETVVKAYSDMTEVPLEYDIFSDLNLYLVIGLGSVSFLLLITILVTIVLKCQKPKPSKAAPPCRNSVISERNSTIADSTLVSNDAYWYSLFLAETRKGKLVVRQPVPKGSRYIVSSLPRGTGLTDTSDSAASTLQYPK; encoded by the exons ATGAACACGGTATCTACCGTCACCCATTATTCTGTTCCCGAAGAAATGGAGGAAGGCTCTGTCGTTGCTAATTTAGCAACTGATTTGGGATTAGACGTGAAGACGctaaaggaaaggaaaatgcGCGTAGACGTTGTAGGCAATAAGAAATATATCGAAATCAACAAAGACACAGGAGAACTGTTTATCTTTGAAAGGATAGACAGAGAGTTGTTATGCCGCTTGAAGACGTGCTTTCTGAAATTAGACGCTACAATTGAAAATCCAATACGGATGTTTAATATTGAGGTGGAAATCACGGATATTAACGACAACGCTCCTCATTTTCGACGGGGGACGATGCACCTGGACATCTCTGAATCAAGCCCCGTTGGAGAGAGATTCTCATTGAATAATGCTGCAGATCCAGATGTTGGAACGAATTCTGTGAAAAATTACCATCTGAGCTCAAGTGAACATTTCTCCATTGAAATTCAGACCGGGCGAGATGGGACAAAGTTTGCTGACTTGATTCTGAAAAAAGCTTTAGATAGAGAGCAGCAGGCTGTTCATAATCTAATACTCACTGCTGTGGACGGTGGAGTTCCCACGCGCACAGGTACAGCCAGCATCATTGTTCGCGTGCTTGATGTGAACGACAACGCCCCTTCATTTGACAAAGACATATATATCATAGATGTAATGGAGAACTCCCCGATTGGCAGTCTAGTAGTAAAACTAAACGCCACTGATTTAGATGAAGGCTCAAATTCCGACATTGTTTATTCATATAGTTTATATACATCAGAGAGAACACAACAGATGTTTAACTTGAATccagaaaatggtgaaatcAGAGTGAAAGAGATGATAAATTATGAAGATTTAAAGCTTTATGAAATGGAGGTTATTGCCAGTGATAAGGGGCCTAACTCCTTATCTGGACAGTGTAAACTGACAATACAGGTGACAGATATGAATGACAACCACCCAGAAATATCCATCAAATCATTTCAGAgtccaataaaagaaaatgaaccAATAGACACAGTGATAGCAGTAGTTAGTGTCAGTGATAAAGACTCAGGTAACAATGGAGTGGTTGATCTTCATATTCCAGATAATATGCCTTTCAAACTGAGGGAGTCCTCTGATAACTATTATGAATTAGTAGTGTCAGAGCCATTAGACCGTGAGAAGGTTCCAGAATATGACATCACGTTCACTGTGACAGACAGAGGTTCTCCTCCTTTATCTGACAATGAAACTATGACGTTAGAGCTGCTGGATGTTAATGACAATGTCCCACAGTTCCCTCAGTCATTTTATACCATACGTGTAATGGAGAATAACGCACCTGGGGCCTTGCTCAGCTCCCTCACTGCGTTTGACCCTGACCTCCATGAAAACCAGTATCTAGTTTATTTCATCCTAGAGAAGGAGATAGCCAACACCTCCATGTCCATGCTGTTCTCCATCAATCCAGAGAACGGTAATCTTTACGCACTAAAAACGTTTGACTATGAGATCGAGAAGGAGTTTCTTTTCCACATCGAGGCCAGAGACTCTGGCTCTCCTCCACTCAGCAGTAACGTGACGGTCCACATCATCGTTGTGGACCAGAACGACAACGCTCCGGTTATTGTCTCTCCGTGGCGCGCGCACGGCTCGGTGGTGGAGGAAAAGATCCCCAGATCCACCGATAAAGGCTCTCTGGTTGCCAAGGTGATAGCCTTAGACACCGACTCGGTGCACAACTCTCGGATTACCTACCAGTTCCTCCAGGTGACTGACGCCACCTTGTTCAGTCTGGACCAGTACAACGGAGAGATCCGGACTATGAGGATGTTCAGTTACAGAGACCCGCGCCACCAGCGACTGGTTGTTGTTGCCAAGGACAACGGGGAGCCTGCTCTCTCTGCTACAGTCACCATCAAGCTGTCCACAGTGGAGACTGTCGTTAAGGCCTACTCTGACATGACTGAGGTACCTCTGGAATATGACATCTTTTCAGACCTAAACCTGTATTTGGTCATCGGTCTGGGCTCGGTGTCGTTTCTCCTGCTGATCACCATATTGGTCACCATCGTGCTCAAGTGTCAGAAACCCAAGCCCAGCAAAGCGGCTCCTCCCTGCAGGAACAGTGTGATCAGTGAGAGGAACTCCACCATCGCAGATTCCACTCTGGTCTCCAACGATGCCTACTGGTACAGTCTGTTTCTAGCAGAGACCAGGAAAGGAAAGCTGGTGGTTAGACAGCCTGTGCCAAAGGGCTCCAGATACATCGTGTCCAGTTTACCAAGAGGCACAGGACTGACAGACACTAGTGACTCAGCAGCTTCTACCCTGCAG TATCCTAAATGA